In Bacteroidales bacterium, the sequence TTTCGATAGAATATGTCAGGATATAAAAACAGATAAAGTAATAGTTGATGATCATGACGGAGCATTTAAAGCAGTTGAATATTTAATATCAACAGGTTGCAAAAGAATAGTTCATTTTGCAGGTCCAAAGAACCGGCTTATTGGAATGAACAGACTAAATGGTTATTTGCATGCTCTTGAAAAATATTCTATTCCTATCGATAAAAAATTAATTGTTTATTGCGATACTTTTAAACAAGCACAAAAAGTTGTTCCCGGCTTATTATCAATAAACAATCCACCTGACGGCATCTTTGCTGTTAATGACCTTACTGCTATAGGAGCAATAAAAAAAATAAAAGAAACAGGTCTTAAAATTCCCGATGATATTTCTGTAGTAGGTTTTGGAGACAGTCTTTACTCTATTATTTCTGACCCTGAACTGACAACAGTACGGCAACCGGGTTATGAGATAGGACAAACCGCAGCTAACTTATTGATTAACAGGCTTGAAAATAGCGAGCTACAGAAAAAGCCGGAATTTAAAGTATTAAAAACAAGTTTGATAATAAGAAAATCTACCAAAAGGAAATTGTAATTGTTCATAGGATTGATAAATAATTATCAGCACTAATCTATGAAGAAACAGTTCTTTAATTGTTGAGTCCACTACAAAAAGTCTATTTTCGCCACCAAAGCACTAAAACACAAAATTCCACCAATTGTTATTTGACTGATATTTATAGTTTTGTGAGATTTGGTGTCTTGGTGTTTTAGT encodes:
- a CDS encoding LacI family DNA-binding transcriptional regulator codes for the protein MNSHQVTIKDIARELGLSPSTVSRALKDHPDISSKTKQEVVNLANKLNYRPNVIALSLRSKKTNIIGLIVPQVVHYFFSTIISGIEDVANSAGYNVMICQSNEIYKKEVANTQTLMASRIDGLLVSVTKETINSEHFAELIKNGIPVIFFDRICQDIKTDKVIVDDHDGAFKAVEYLISTGCKRIVHFAGPKNRLIGMNRLNGYLHALEKYSIPIDKKLIVYCDTFKQAQKVVPGLLSINNPPDGIFAVNDLTAIGAIKKIKETGLKIPDDISVVGFGDSLYSIISDPELTTVRQPGYEIGQTAANLLINRLENSELQKKPEFKVLKTSLIIRKSTKRKL